A single region of the Vicinamibacteria bacterium genome encodes:
- a CDS encoding glycoside hydrolase family 3 N-terminal domain-containing protein codes for MTRARRAWFLGTALAAAACRHQPPVQSPPAAPSPAPGYPWARATLARLSLAEKAAQMIGVRATGLYRNPASTEAVRLRERVRSLKVGVVVVFESEVETLPRLLNELQGQADVPLLVAADLERGLSFRIRRGVVPLPYAMAVGATRSEQAARFTGQVAAREARALGIHWAFAPVTDVNNNPSNPVINIRSYGEDPELVARMAAAFVRGAREGGLLTTAKHFPGHGDTAVDSHLQMATVAADRARLDAVELLPFRRVVEAGVDWVMLGHIAVPALDPSGAPATLSLPMSEVLRRDLGFQGMVVTDGMDMAGVRPAWTGEATVRAVQAGADLVLLPPEPEVAAQSLVRAVKEGQLTEARLDLSVRRILETKERLGLDKNRLVDRETFAKSVDRPEDEAEAQRIARASITVVRNEGHVLPLHAEQPLHLLHLVLSSDIHNPAIHGVPEEELAGRRIPTETVSLGPEVSEETSAALVARAPEFTHVLASGFVRVTSSKGTADMAGSHARLLQGLAATGRPVIVVSFGSPYLLRQFPEVPVYVAAYGSADSSQRAAVAALFGEYAVGGKLPVTLPGLYPYGHGLAIPKEEMTLRASRPEDAGFRPGGLSGVDRALDQALEEKIFPGGVVAVGKDGGLVHLRPFGRFTYDKDAPEVHADTIYDLASLTKVIVTTTLAMILVDEQRLDISKRVRDFLPGFQGGAKDQVTVRQLLTHSAGLDWGGPLYKEIEGKDAYLKRIQAMELVYEPGTRSVYSDLGVILLGEILERVAGEGLDPLARRRILTPLGMKDTLYRPPPALLPRIAPTEQDPWRGRLLRGEVHDENAFALGGVAPHAGLFGTARDLARFAQMLLNGGVLEHHRIVSRETVDLFTRRAGVPGASRALGWDTRSENSSAGTLFSSRSYGHTGFTGTSVWIDPERRLFVVLLTNRVHPSRERDPKGAAIRQVRAAVADAVVRELAVP; via the coding sequence ATGACCCGCGCGCGGCGGGCTTGGTTCCTCGGCACCGCGCTCGCCGCCGCCGCCTGCCGCCATCAGCCCCCGGTCCAGAGCCCGCCCGCGGCTCCCTCTCCCGCCCCTGGCTATCCCTGGGCCCGCGCTACCCTGGCCCGCCTATCTCTGGCCGAGAAGGCGGCGCAGATGATCGGGGTCCGGGCGACCGGCCTCTACCGCAATCCGGCCTCCACGGAGGCCGTACGCCTGCGCGAGCGCGTGCGGTCACTAAAGGTGGGGGTGGTGGTGGTGTTCGAGTCGGAGGTGGAGACTCTGCCGCGCTTGCTGAACGAGCTCCAGGGTCAGGCCGACGTCCCCCTGCTCGTGGCCGCGGACCTGGAGCGCGGCCTGTCCTTTCGGATCCGGCGTGGAGTCGTGCCCCTGCCTTATGCCATGGCGGTGGGGGCCACTCGCTCCGAGCAGGCCGCTCGCTTCACGGGCCAGGTGGCGGCCCGGGAGGCGCGGGCCCTCGGCATTCACTGGGCTTTCGCCCCCGTGACGGATGTGAACAACAACCCCTCCAACCCCGTCATCAACATCCGCTCCTACGGCGAGGACCCTGAGCTCGTGGCCCGCATGGCCGCCGCTTTCGTGCGGGGGGCCCGCGAGGGGGGCCTCCTGACCACAGCCAAGCACTTCCCGGGGCATGGCGACACCGCGGTGGACAGCCATCTCCAGATGGCCACCGTGGCTGCGGACCGCGCGCGGCTGGATGCGGTGGAACTGTTGCCCTTCCGGCGCGTGGTCGAGGCGGGCGTGGACTGGGTCATGCTCGGTCACATCGCCGTCCCCGCGCTCGATCCCTCGGGGGCCCCCGCCACCCTTTCCTTGCCCATGTCGGAGGTACTGCGGCGCGACCTGGGCTTCCAGGGCATGGTAGTGACGGATGGGATGGACATGGCGGGGGTGCGTCCCGCCTGGACGGGGGAGGCCACGGTCCGCGCCGTACAGGCAGGGGCGGACCTCGTCCTGCTTCCCCCCGAGCCGGAAGTCGCCGCCCAGTCCCTGGTACGGGCGGTGAAGGAGGGCCAGCTCACGGAGGCGCGCCTGGACCTCTCCGTGCGGCGCATCCTAGAGACCAAGGAGCGTCTGGGGCTGGACAAGAACCGGCTGGTGGATCGGGAGACCTTCGCCAAGAGCGTGGACCGACCGGAAGACGAAGCGGAGGCGCAGAGGATCGCCCGCGCGTCGATCACGGTAGTCCGCAACGAAGGACATGTGTTGCCCCTGCACGCGGAGCAGCCGCTGCACCTCCTGCATTTGGTGCTCTCCAGCGACATCCACAACCCGGCCATCCACGGCGTCCCCGAGGAGGAACTTGCCGGGCGGCGGATTCCCACGGAGACGGTGAGCCTGGGACCCGAGGTTTCGGAGGAGACCTCCGCTGCCCTGGTGGCCCGAGCACCGGAGTTCACGCACGTGCTGGCCTCCGGCTTCGTGAGGGTCACGTCCTCCAAGGGGACTGCCGACATGGCCGGCAGCCACGCCCGGCTGCTGCAGGGTCTGGCGGCTACGGGCCGACCCGTGATTGTGGTTTCGTTCGGGAGCCCCTATCTCCTTCGGCAGTTCCCCGAGGTGCCGGTCTACGTGGCCGCCTACGGCTCCGCCGACTCCAGCCAGCGGGCCGCGGTGGCGGCCCTCTTCGGGGAGTATGCTGTCGGCGGGAAGCTGCCCGTCACGCTTCCCGGGCTCTACCCCTATGGCCACGGCCTCGCGATACCGAAGGAAGAGATGACGCTGCGCGCGAGCCGTCCTGAGGACGCCGGCTTCCGCCCGGGCGGGCTGTCGGGAGTGGACCGCGCGCTGGACCAGGCGCTGGAGGAAAAGATCTTCCCCGGAGGCGTGGTGGCAGTGGGGAAGGACGGAGGTCTCGTTCACCTTCGGCCATTCGGACGCTTCACCTACGACAAGGACGCACCCGAGGTCCACGCGGACACGATCTATGACCTCGCGAGCTTGACCAAGGTCATCGTCACCACCACCCTGGCCATGATCCTGGTGGATGAGCAGAGGCTCGACATCTCCAAGCGGGTCAGGGACTTCCTGCCCGGGTTCCAGGGCGGGGCCAAGGATCAGGTGACCGTCCGGCAGCTTCTGACCCATTCCGCCGGCCTCGACTGGGGGGGGCCGCTGTACAAGGAGATAGAAGGCAAGGACGCCTATCTCAAGCGGATCCAGGCCATGGAACTCGTCTACGAACCGGGCACACGGTCCGTTTACAGCGACCTGGGCGTGATCCTCCTGGGCGAGATCCTCGAACGGGTGGCGGGCGAGGGGCTCGACCCTCTCGCCCGGCGTCGGATACTGACCCCACTGGGCATGAAAGACACCCTGTACCGGCCCCCGCCCGCTCTTCTGCCGCGGATCGCGCCCACCGAGCAGGACCCTTGGCGCGGCCGGCTCTTGCGGGGTGAGGTCCATGATGAGAATGCCTTCGCGCTGGGAGGCGTGGCCCCCCACGCAGGCCTCTTCGGGACCGCCCGGGACCTGGCCCGCTTTGCCCAAATGCTCCTGAATGGGGGGGTGCTCGAGCACCACCGGATCGTGTCCCGCGAGACGGTAGATCTGTTCACGCGGCGGGCCGGGGTGCCGGGCGCGAGCCGAGCCCTCGGCTGGGACACGCGTTCCGAGAACAGCTCCGCGGGGACGCTCTTCTCCTCCCGCTCCTACGGTCACACCGGCTTCACGGGGACTTCGGTCTGGATCGATCCCGAGCGCCGGCTGTTCGTCGTCCTCCTGACCAACCGCGTTCATCCGAGCCGCGAGCGAGATCCCAAGGGCGCGGCCATCCGTCAGGTCAGGGCCGCGGTGGCGGACGCCGTGGTGCGCGAGCTCGCGGTGCCGTGA
- a CDS encoding DUF1343 domain-containing protein → MILPLTVAALLAAPPVQVGLEQVEAQGGAPVKGKRIGLVAHAASVTADGRLAVDVLRGLGVDVRRLFAPEHGPRGRLAAGAPVEEGLDPESGLPVVSLYGKKAKPAPEDLVGLDALVVDLQDAGVRFYTYESTLILCLEAAAEAGIELLVLDRPNPLGGERMDGPLRDPTQPWSLLSLAPGPLVHGLTLGELARLVNAGRGQPAHLTVVPMRGWTRGMTWADTGRPWVPPSPNLRSAEAALAYPGVCLLEATNVSEGRGTGAPFLLLGAPWMKPDVVRLDVSAPGFALEATRFTPREAAVVLELKYRDRECQGLRVRVTDPRAARPYALGLALLGALRKHHPEFRLAREGAGLDGLLGTRRVREGLERGESVDAMLAVDAPARDSFARDRKPALLY, encoded by the coding sequence GTGATCCTCCCCCTGACGGTCGCCGCGCTACTTGCGGCACCGCCGGTCCAGGTGGGACTCGAGCAGGTCGAGGCGCAGGGGGGAGCACCCGTCAAGGGCAAACGTATCGGCCTCGTCGCACACGCGGCCTCCGTCACCGCGGACGGCCGCCTCGCCGTGGACGTGCTGCGCGGGCTGGGGGTGGACGTGCGCCGGCTCTTCGCTCCCGAGCACGGGCCCCGGGGACGCCTGGCCGCGGGGGCGCCCGTGGAGGAGGGCCTGGACCCTGAATCGGGGCTGCCCGTGGTGAGCCTCTACGGGAAGAAGGCGAAGCCGGCGCCAGAGGATCTGGTGGGCCTGGACGCCCTGGTGGTGGACCTGCAGGACGCCGGCGTGCGGTTCTATACCTACGAGAGCACGCTCATTCTCTGCTTGGAAGCGGCCGCGGAGGCAGGGATCGAACTCCTGGTGCTCGACCGGCCCAACCCCCTGGGCGGGGAGCGGATGGACGGACCCCTGCGCGACCCGACCCAGCCCTGGAGCCTGCTCAGCTTGGCCCCGGGCCCCCTGGTCCACGGCCTGACCCTGGGGGAGTTGGCGCGGCTCGTGAACGCGGGACGGGGGCAGCCGGCCCACCTCACGGTGGTCCCCATGCGCGGCTGGACTCGCGGAATGACGTGGGCGGACACGGGCCGCCCCTGGGTGCCCCCGTCGCCGAACCTCCGCAGCGCGGAAGCCGCCCTTGCCTATCCAGGGGTCTGCCTCCTCGAAGCCACCAACGTCTCCGAAGGTCGTGGGACCGGTGCCCCCTTCCTGCTCTTGGGGGCTCCCTGGATGAAGCCGGACGTGGTTCGCCTCGATGTCTCCGCGCCCGGCTTCGCGCTGGAGGCCACCCGCTTCACGCCCCGGGAGGCAGCCGTGGTCCTGGAGCTGAAGTACCGGGACCGTGAATGCCAGGGCCTGCGGGTGAGGGTCACGGATCCCCGGGCCGCACGGCCCTACGCCCTCGGCCTCGCCTTGCTTGGTGCCTTGAGGAAGCATCACCCCGAATTCCGCTTGGCCCGCGAGGGCGCGGGCCTGGATGGACTCCTCGGGACCCGGCGCGTCCGGGAGGGTCTGGAGCGCGGGGAGAGCGTAGACGCCATGCTCGCCGTGGACGCTCCCGCCCGGGATTCCTTTGCCCGGGACCGCAAGCCCGCCCTGCTGTATTGA
- a CDS encoding sodium:solute symporter, which yields MDSLRVGLPALLGILGYLVAINVLGARLGRGQKDAGDYFLGGHAMPWWAVMASIVATETSALTFLSVPGDAYHSGYTFLQLTLGYLVGRILVARMLLPAYFRGTLPTAYALLERRFGVATRRFASSVFMVTRVMAASVRLAVPAIPIALVLGVPVWSAILILAGATALYTFAGGIKAVIWIDLIQVAVYLSGALLALGFLAGAVPGGLGSIVGAAVSRPGSVLDFDPDLSRPYTFWAGLLGGTFLAMASHGADQLIVQRLLACRGLRDAQKALVGSGVVIIFQFALFLTIGVALFSFYGGRAIDPTGSSAAAFRGSDEIFPAFIVGHLPAGVSAYLIAGIFSAAMCSEAAALNSLASALAHDVVGPVFGARRLEGGSGLWLGRVLTLLWTVVLAGLAVGFSRLREGQPGVQVALGLASVTAGGLLGAFLLARYVNRARQADAMVAVAISAVVMLAIWLGAKGWIDWPLARRISWPWYSLLGCAITLGTGFLLARRHAGPDPRAG from the coding sequence ATGGACTCCCTCCGCGTCGGCTTGCCCGCCCTCCTCGGCATCCTGGGCTATCTCGTGGCCATCAACGTCTTGGGGGCCCGCCTGGGACGGGGCCAAAAGGACGCCGGGGACTACTTCCTGGGCGGGCACGCGATGCCCTGGTGGGCGGTGATGGCGTCGATCGTGGCCACCGAGACCTCCGCCCTCACCTTCCTGTCCGTCCCCGGCGACGCGTACCACAGCGGGTACACATTCCTTCAGCTCACCCTCGGCTACCTGGTCGGTCGGATCCTGGTCGCGCGCATGCTCCTTCCCGCTTATTTCCGGGGCACCCTCCCGACCGCCTACGCCCTGCTGGAGCGACGCTTTGGCGTGGCCACCCGGCGCTTCGCTTCCTCGGTCTTCATGGTCACGCGCGTGATGGCGGCGAGCGTGCGCCTTGCCGTGCCCGCCATCCCCATTGCTCTGGTCCTGGGCGTGCCCGTGTGGAGCGCGATTCTGATCCTGGCCGGCGCTACCGCACTCTATACTTTCGCCGGGGGCATCAAGGCTGTGATCTGGATCGACCTCATCCAGGTCGCGGTCTATCTGAGCGGGGCCCTGCTGGCCCTCGGGTTCCTGGCGGGTGCGGTCCCGGGCGGGCTGGGCTCCATCGTGGGGGCGGCGGTCAGCCGCCCCGGGAGCGTTCTCGATTTCGACCCCGACCTCTCTCGCCCCTACACGTTCTGGGCGGGCCTCCTCGGGGGGACGTTCCTGGCCATGGCCAGCCACGGGGCGGATCAGCTCATCGTCCAGCGCCTGCTCGCCTGCCGGGGGCTACGCGACGCTCAGAAGGCCCTGGTCGGGAGCGGGGTCGTGATTATCTTCCAGTTTGCTCTCTTCCTGACCATCGGGGTGGCCCTCTTCTCCTTCTATGGGGGCCGGGCCATCGACCCCACCGGCTCAAGTGCCGCTGCTTTCCGCGGGAGCGACGAAATCTTTCCCGCCTTCATCGTAGGCCACCTGCCCGCCGGAGTCTCCGCCTACCTGATCGCCGGCATCTTCTCCGCCGCCATGTGTTCCGAGGCCGCGGCCCTCAACTCGCTTGCCTCTGCCCTCGCCCACGACGTGGTCGGGCCCGTGTTCGGGGCCCGGCGCCTCGAGGGCGGAAGCGGGCTCTGGCTCGGCCGCGTCCTCACCCTCCTGTGGACGGTCGTGCTGGCGGGCCTGGCCGTGGGCTTTAGCCGGCTCCGCGAGGGGCAGCCGGGCGTCCAGGTCGCTCTCGGCCTGGCCAGCGTGACCGCGGGCGGTCTCCTGGGGGCGTTCTTGCTCGCCCGCTACGTGAATCGGGCCCGGCAAGCGGACGCGATGGTGGCCGTGGCCATCTCGGCGGTGGTCATGCTCGCAATCTGGCTCGGGGCCAAGGGCTGGATCGATTGGCCGTTGGCCCGCCGGATTTCTTGGCCTTGGTACTCGCTCCTGGGCTGTGCGATCACGCTGGGAACGGGTTTCCTACTCGCGCGTCGGCACGCGGGCCCCGATCCCCGGGCGGGCTAG
- a CDS encoding ATPase, T2SS/T4P/T4SS family, whose amino-acid sequence MATRAGIDTTQRELSYRKRLIEIANLINSAPSIQDILVDIKDKMLDLVEAERVTIFALDTKNQELFSLFKAGQEVKEIRVPKTFGSIAGFAALSRRTANVKNAYDPAELARLHPNLKFDSRWDRASGFHTTQILSSPILFDKYLLGVLELLNKRGGGQFTPKDEEAAGELAKILGIAFYNQHRAARSNRPSKYGLLIDKGLVSEKDLEKAISNARVNQVDVAKILEEDLKIPKEEVGRALAQFYSCAFWEPLGRTIPEDLKGRLTLDFLKKNVCAPIERKEGTLLVAVEDPYDLTRQDSIKAMNLAPRCDFVVGLRGDILEYIHTSYGVAAGAAEEQDLGRIIMELGSGEEDELEGHEPDPSAPPEVDETDSGIVKLANQIIIDAYNRGASDIHIEPYGKTAPTQVRLRIDGDCVKYLEIPAPHRNAIVQRFKIMSKLDIAEKRKPQDGKIRFKGPMGSIELRVATIPTSGSNEDVVMRLLAASKPLPLEKMGFLERNLSEFKRILQKPYGICLVVGPTGSGKTTTLHSGLGFINTTDMKIWTAEDPVEITQPGLRQVQVHPKIDFTFAIAMRAFLRADPDVIMVGEMRDHETAATGIEASLTGHLVFSTLHTNSAPETITRLLDMEIDPFNFADALLGIMAQRLVRTLCKDCKEEYAPTQEEFAELMQEYGLEAWEKLGVRYSPSFRLGRPKGCPKCGNTGYRGRMGIHELLVATDDIKRKIQKREPIEELRKQAVRDGMTTLLQDGIQKVLLGVTDFKQVRAVCIK is encoded by the coding sequence ATGGCCACGCGAGCCGGCATCGACACGACCCAACGTGAGCTGTCGTACCGGAAGCGGCTCATCGAGATCGCCAACCTGATCAACTCCGCGCCCAGCATCCAGGACATCCTGGTGGACATCAAGGACAAGATGCTGGACCTGGTGGAGGCCGAGCGCGTGACCATCTTTGCCCTCGACACCAAGAACCAGGAGTTGTTCTCTCTCTTCAAAGCCGGACAGGAGGTAAAGGAGATCCGAGTCCCCAAGACCTTCGGATCCATCGCCGGCTTCGCAGCTCTCTCTCGCCGGACGGCCAACGTCAAGAATGCCTACGATCCTGCCGAGCTGGCCCGCCTGCACCCGAACCTGAAGTTCGATTCGCGCTGGGACCGAGCGTCTGGCTTCCACACCACGCAGATCCTTTCCAGCCCCATCCTCTTCGACAAATACCTGCTGGGGGTGCTGGAACTCCTCAACAAGCGCGGGGGCGGCCAGTTCACGCCCAAGGACGAAGAGGCCGCAGGCGAGCTGGCCAAGATCCTTGGCATCGCCTTCTACAACCAGCACCGGGCCGCCCGCAGCAACCGGCCCTCCAAGTACGGGCTCCTCATCGACAAGGGGCTCGTGTCGGAGAAGGACCTGGAGAAGGCGATCTCCAATGCCCGCGTCAACCAGGTGGACGTGGCCAAGATCCTGGAGGAGGACCTCAAGATCCCGAAGGAGGAGGTGGGCCGCGCCCTGGCTCAGTTCTACAGCTGCGCCTTCTGGGAGCCCCTGGGGCGGACCATCCCCGAGGACCTGAAGGGCCGCCTCACCCTCGACTTTCTGAAGAAAAACGTGTGCGCGCCCATCGAGAGGAAGGAGGGGACGCTATTGGTGGCGGTGGAGGACCCCTACGACCTCACCCGCCAGGACTCGATCAAGGCCATGAACCTGGCCCCCCGCTGCGACTTCGTGGTGGGCCTGCGGGGCGACATCCTGGAGTACATCCACACCAGCTACGGGGTGGCAGCGGGTGCGGCGGAGGAGCAAGACCTCGGCCGCATCATCATGGAGCTGGGCAGCGGGGAGGAGGACGAGCTCGAGGGGCACGAGCCCGACCCCAGCGCGCCCCCGGAGGTGGACGAGACGGACAGCGGGATCGTGAAGCTGGCCAACCAGATCATCATCGATGCCTACAACCGGGGGGCCTCCGACATCCACATCGAGCCCTATGGCAAGACCGCACCCACCCAGGTGCGGCTGCGCATCGACGGGGATTGCGTGAAGTACCTGGAGATCCCCGCCCCCCACCGCAACGCCATCGTGCAGCGCTTCAAGATCATGTCCAAACTGGACATCGCGGAGAAGCGCAAGCCCCAGGACGGCAAGATCCGCTTCAAAGGGCCAATGGGGTCGATCGAGCTGCGCGTGGCCACGATTCCCACTTCGGGTAGCAACGAGGACGTGGTCATGCGCCTCCTGGCCGCTTCCAAACCCCTTCCCCTGGAGAAGATGGGCTTCCTGGAGCGAAATCTTTCGGAGTTCAAGAGGATCCTGCAGAAGCCCTACGGCATCTGCCTGGTGGTGGGTCCGACCGGCTCCGGCAAGACCACCACCTTGCACTCCGGCCTCGGTTTCATCAACACCACGGACATGAAGATATGGACGGCGGAGGACCCCGTCGAGATCACCCAGCCGGGGCTGCGGCAGGTGCAAGTCCATCCCAAGATCGACTTTACCTTCGCCATCGCCATGCGCGCCTTCCTACGCGCCGACCCGGACGTGATCATGGTCGGCGAGATGCGCGACCACGAGACCGCGGCCACCGGCATCGAGGCCTCCCTCACTGGCCACCTGGTCTTCTCCACTCTCCATACCAACTCCGCTCCCGAAACTATCACCCGCCTCTTGGACATGGAGATCGACCCCTTCAATTTCGCGGACGCCCTGCTCGGCATCATGGCCCAACGCCTGGTCCGCACCCTTTGCAAGGACTGCAAGGAAGAGTACGCCCCCACCCAGGAGGAGTTTGCGGAGCTGATGCAGGAGTACGGGCTCGAGGCCTGGGAGAAACTGGGTGTCCGCTACTCCCCCAGCTTCCGCCTGGGCCGGCCCAAGGGCTGTCCGAAGTGCGGGAACACTGGCTACCGGGGCCGCATGGGCATCCACGAACTCCTCGTGGCTACGGACGATATCAAGCGCAAAATCCAAAAAAGGGAGCCCATCGAGGAACTCCGCAAGCAAGCGGTCCGGGACGGCATGACCACCCTCCTCCAAGACGGCATTCAGAAAGTCCTGCTGGGGGTGACGGATTTCAAGCAGGTCCGCGCGGTCTGCATCAAATAG